A section of the Pleuronectes platessa chromosome 7, fPlePla1.1, whole genome shotgun sequence genome encodes:
- the LOC128444177 gene encoding DNA-binding protein RFX7 codes for MADDQQQPGQKPASGLGSLPALVPGLQGPEANALQFKIKNSICKSVQSKVDSILQDVEKFTDIEKLYLYLKLPSGPSSGNDKRTENERGTSTPGLCDQSSMSSSRTQQMYAFNWIRNHLEEHPETSLPKQEVYDEYKSYCDNLGYNPLSAADFGKIMKNVFPNMKARRLGMRGKSKYCYSGLRKKAFVHMPSLPNLDLQKSGDGCEMMESSGQSPSAEDEMRSAACGLVCEWAQKVLSRQFDHVEDLARFLLNSHYIGTKSMAALTVMTGTPTGLKTPTPASAFVPTAEANSFQPQVKTLPSPSVDAKQQLQRKIQKKQQEQKLHSPLPNECQVKRAETSTPGPTIPCGSPAILSPQPTIGIVVAAVPSPVTVQRTRQLMTSPSPMGTAEGKVVPVNFQVVTQSIKQSPKTPQNISASPVGDRLARHSTRYAQILPKPSATSAITLRSPPTLLITNSPIKTVMPNSHVSSMNVVKMTAIALAPSSSSSTTVRPASAGVTTMAALDDSQQSHSVMSHSPAVRPSAPALTLNFTDFRAVSDARNDNNPTSGSERTAAGVKEERVAKFRAASEPSFLVKCSLGPDKGLRIKSDPTSPPTFVAVAGTQDSNNSNCHDGTLYLTVDNHNSNGSSAVTPMSKDPCSDAKSPRKRTGPVGESHVIPVKRVFISQQPMAVIDNLKPGVGATLKRIPRPGTPARPESAPCKVTVKHTTIGPTQILALSDSPITHTEGSPTVVKPQALVVKPNDHSLSTNTSTGAAGNNPSDQALLQQITGDPRAMPANSGAHKASVMSDLKSTIWEEGQLDELRKQAFAQQIPAEHKQAPTDQLSLISQPPETSGQLTLTQEMVDFAGSQPNMDYFPFNDDDMTQDSIVEELVQMEEQMKLKGLFSSIVDVSLQGQSASNQGSILNAHQANTTFYHSAHNSTTPVQTPTPTPTPTPTPTPTSEMTLGHSMTRESPCSRMNPITPVDGAMGRHTPISTPLSNCSSSVPPSPVECRNPFAFTPINSSITGYHDASIVSSSPVKPMQRPMATHPDKAKLEWINNRYNSNAASPLSNHSIGILPSYQDLVDDQFRKPHAFAIPGQSFQVQARPDAAHFGRLTPISPVQQQPQQQQTQQQQQQQQQQQLGTGVTTPTKQESFAVPAPLDNKASTSSASVTFRCRSVSPAVRQRNFSGNTGPLTTTTNTSTTTIRAVVSPFNSPITSEVLSILSNSQTVSSVHSMAQRSQSVPLNIMMQSELLPVQGQSNTAKITNVLLSKMESDGDDSVRGLGINNLPSNYTARMNLTQILETTPGFSGGTAHQTQLPVGSSPAAFELQQHSYLTTGSGEQVTFSTGDSQAQAGPGEQDQQQQQQQQQQQQQQLQLQENPVQTQPQLLLQSTQQQQEAEDEQQQLDFNNTVKDLLGDDGLNPSSQLVGQVASELNAVASDFSNDIRLTSDLSSSITDLNTLDTNLLFDPNQQQEQYEDSTLEELKNDPLFQQICSDTVNSGFDWLESKDQPTTVEMLG; via the exons ATGGCTGATGATCAACAACAGCCCGGCCAGAAGCCGGCCTCGGGATTAGGCTCTCTTCCAGCGCTGGTGCCGGGACTCCAGGGGCCCGAGGCCAACGCTCTGCAGTTCAAAATCAAGAATTCAATTTG CAAATCTGTACAATCAAAAGTGGACAGCATATTG caaGATGTTGAGAAGTTTACAGACATCGAAAAACTCTACCTCTACCTTAAGTTGCCTTCTGGTCCCAGCAGTGGCAATGAtaaaagg ACTGAGAATGAGAGGGGGACCTCCACTCCTGGATTATG TGACCAGAGTTCCATGTCATCAAGCCGCACTCAACAGATGTATGCATTCAACTGGATACGGAATCACCTGGAGGAGCACCCAGAGACCTCCCTCCCAAAGCAAGAGGTGTATGATGAGTACAA GAGCTATTGTGACAATCTCGGCTACAATCCACTGAGTGCAGCAGACTTTGGAAAGATCATGAAGAATGTCTTTCCTAACATGAAGGCCCGTCGACTGGGCATGAGGGGCAAATCCAAATA CTGTTATAGCGGGTTAAGGAAGAAAGCTTTTGTTCACATGCCGTCTTTACCCAACCTGGATCTGCAGAAATCTGGCGATGGG TGTGAGATGATGGAGTCGTCGGGTCAGTCGCCGAGCGctgaagatgagatgagatctGCAGCCTGCGGACTGGTGTGTGAGTGGGCTCAGAAGGTCCTGAGTCGTCAGTTTGACCACGTGGAGGACCTGGCCCGCTTCCTGCTCAACAGCCACTACATTGGTACTAAGTCCATGGCTGCACTCACTGTTATGACTGGCACACCCACAG GACTGAAGACGCCGACTCCTGCCTCTGCGTTCGTGCCCACAGCTGAGGCAAACTCCTTCCAGCCACAGGTGAAGACCCTGCCCTCGCCCTCTGTTGATGCAAAGCAGCAACTGCAGCGGAAGAtccagaagaagcagcaggagcagaagcTCCACTCGCCCCTGCCCAATGAGTGCCAGGTCAAGAGAGCAGAGACCAGCACCCCTGGCCCCACCATTCCCTGTGGCAGCCCTGCTATACTCTCCCCGCAGCCCACAATAGGCATCGTCGTAGCAGCTGTCCCCAGCCCAGTCACG GTACAGAGAACCAGGCAGTTAATGACATCGCCCAGCCCTATGGGGACAGCGGAGGGAAAAGTGGTGCCTGTGAACTTCCAAGTGGTCACCCAGTCTATTAAGCAGTCCCCCAAAACTCCACAGAATATCTCGGCCAGTCCAGTGGGAGACCGTCTGGCGCGACACAGCACGCGTTACGCTCAGATCCTGCCCAAGCCCTCTGCCACCAGTGCCATCACGCTGCGCtcaccccccaccctcctcaTCACCAACAGCCCCATAAAAACTGTGATGCCCAATTCCCACGTGAGCTCCATGAATGTGGTGAAAATGACGGCGATCGCTCtggctcccagcagcagcagcagcacaaccgTGCGTCCCGCCTCGGCAGGTGTGACGACCATGGCTGCTCTGGATGATTCCCAGCAATCACACTCGGTCATGTCTCATTCTCCTGCAGTCAGGCCCAGTGCCCCAGCCCTCACTCTGAACTTCACAGACTTTAGAGCGGTGTCTGACGCTAGAAACGACAATAACCCCACATCTGGCTCAGAGAGAACCGCCGCTGGGGTCAAAGAGGAGAGAGTGGCCAAGTTCAGGGCGGCCAGCGAGCCAAGCTTCCTTGTTAAGTGTTCTCTGGGACCAGATAAAGGGTTAAGGATAAAAAGTGACCCCACATCGCCTCCCACCTTTGTAGCTGTAGCTGGGACTCAGGACAGCAATAACAGTAACTGCCATGACGGTACTTTGTACTTGACTGTTGATAATCACAACTCCAATGGGTCATCCGCTGTTACTCCAATGTCAAAAGATCCCTGCTCAGATGCTAAAAGCCCCCGAAAGCGCACAGGCCCAGTCGGGGAGTCCCACGTGATTCCTGTGAAGAGGGTGTTTATCTCCCAGCAGCCAATGGCTGTAATTGACAATCTAAAACCTGGCGTTGGTGCTACACTGAAGAGGATCCCTCGCCCGGGAACCCCTGCCAGACCAGAGAGTGCCCCCTGCAAAGTGACTGTGAAACACACAACCATTGGGCCCACGCAGATCCTCGCACTCTCCGACTcgcccatcacacacacagagggctcCCCGACTGTTGTCAAACCCCAGGCCTTGGTCGTGAAACCGAACGACCACTCTCTCAGCACTAACACCAGCACCGGGGCAGCTGGAAACAACCCGTCCGATCAGGCCTTGCTACAGCAGATCACTGGGGACCCCCGGGCCATGCCAGCCAACTCAGGAGCACACAAAGCCTCTGTGATGAGTGACTTAAAGAGCACAATATGGGAGGAGGGACAGCTTGACGAGCTTCGAAAGCAGGCGTTTGCTCAGCAGATACCAGCAGAACACAAACAAGCCCCTACCGACCAACTTTCCCTTATATCTCAACCCCCTGAGACCTCGGGCCAGCTCACGCTCACACAGGAGATGGTTGACTTTGCAGGTTCTCAGCCCAACATGGACTACTTCCCGTTCAACGACGACGACATGACCCAGGACAGCATTGTGGAGGAGCTAGTGCAAATGGAGGAGCAAATGAAGCTGAAGGGTCTGTTTAGCAGTATTGTTGACGTGTCTCTACAAGGCCAGTCAGCCAGCAACCAAGGCTCTATCCTGAACGCTCACCAGGCCAACACTACCTTCTACCACTCTGCCCATAATAGTACCACTCCCGTCCAAACTCCCACTCCGACACCGACACCGACCCCGACTCCCACGCCAACTTCCGAAATGACGCTCGGGCACAGCATGACGAGGGAGAGCCCCTGCTCCCGCATGAATCCCATCACCCCTGTGGATGGAGCCATGGGTCGCCACACACCTATCAGCACTCCACTGtccaactgcagcagcagtgtcccCCCTAGCCCAGTGGAGTGCAGGAACCCTTTTGCCTTCACTCCCATAAACTCAAGTATAACAGGTTACCATGATGCCAGTATTGTCTCCAGCAGTCCCGTAAAGCCCATGCAGAGGCCAATGGCGACACATCCTGACAAGGCCAAACTGGAGTGGATCAACAACCGCTACAACAGCAACGCTGCCAGCCCTCTATCCAACCACAGTATTGGTATTCTGCCCAGCTACCAAGACCTGGTAGACGACCAGTTTCGAAAGCCACATGCTTTTGCAATTCCCGGCCAGTCATTCCAAGTCCAGGCGAGACCAGATGCTGCTCACTTTGGCCGCTTGACTCCCATTTCTCCAGTGCAGCAacagccacaacaacaacaaacgcagcagcagcagcagcagcagcagcagcagcagctggggaCAGGTGTAACTACTCCCACTAAACAGGAGAGCTTTGCTGTGCCTGCACCGTTAGACAACAAAGCATCCACCTCATCTGCGTCCGTCACTTTCCGCTGCCGCAGCGTCAGCCCGGCAGTGCGACAGAGGAACTTCAGCGGCAACACTGGCCCTCTGACCACCACCACGAataccagcaccaccaccatccGTGCTGTGGTTTCTCCCTTTAACTCTCCCATCACCTCCGAGGTGCTCAGCATCCTGTCCAACAGTCAGACAGTCAGCTCTGTCCACAGCATGGCCCAGCGGAGTCAGTCTGTTCCTCTGAACATCATGATGCAGAGTGAGCTGCTGCCCGTGCAGGGTCAGAGCAACACTGCAAAAATTACAAACGTGCTTCTCAGCAAGATGGAATCGGATGGGGATGATTCAGTCCGTGGCCTGGGAATAAACAACCTCCCCTCTAACTACACGGCCCGTATGAACCTCACACAGATCCTGGAGACGACTCCTGGCTTCTCTGGGGGGACTGCTCACCAGACTCAGCTGCCTGTCGGCTCAAGCCCTGCTGCCTTCGAGCTCCAGCAACACAGTTACCTCACCACTGGCAGTGGAGAGCAGGTGACTTTCTCTACCGGGGACAGCCAAGCACAAGCAGGGCCTGGTGAGcaggaccagcagcagcagcagcagcagcagcagcagcaacaacaacagttgCAGCTCCAGGAGAATCCCGTGCAGACACAaccacagctcctcctccagagcacacaacaacagcaggaggcggaggacGAGCAACAGCAGCTGGATTTCAACAACACTGTTAAGGACTTGCTGGGGGATGATGGTCTCAACCCCAGCTCCCAGTTGGTGGGTCAGGTAGCCTCGGAGCTCAACGCCGTGGCGTCTGACTTCTCAAACGACATCAGACTGACCTCAGATCTGTCCAGTAGCATCACTGACCTTAACACATTGGACACCAACCTGCTGTTTGACCCAAACCAGCAGCAGGAACAATATGAAGATTCAACACTGGAAGAACTGAAGAACGACCCGCTTTTTCAGCAGATATGCAGTGATACTGTGAACTCTGGTTTCGACTGGCTAGAAAGCAAAGACCAGCCTACCACAGTAGAGATGCTGGGCTAA